One Loxodonta africana isolate mLoxAfr1 chromosome 15, mLoxAfr1.hap2, whole genome shotgun sequence genomic window carries:
- the WBP1 gene encoding WW domain-binding protein 1 isoform X2: protein MVAAAKMGRAGTMVVAAELRELCPGVNNQPYLCESGHCCGETGCCTYYYELWWFWLLWTVLILFSCCCAFRHRRAKLRLQQQQRQREINLLAYHGACHGAGPVPTGSLLDLRLLSAFKPPAYEDVVQRPGTPPPPYTVVPGCSLTASTECPCCSSTSSCPAHREGTNMEGVASHQHAPHQEGEPGVAVNSAFTPASCRYRRLTGDSGIELCPCPDSNEPVKEARASATLPDLEDHSPCALPPESVLQVSPVGLASSEGDIP from the exons CTTCGAGAGCTGTGTCCAGGAGTGAACAACCAGCCCTACCTCTGTGAGAGCGGTCACTGCTGTGGGGAGACCGGCTGCTGCACCTACTACTATGAGCTCTGGT GGTTCTGGCTGCTCTGGACTGTCCTCATCCTCTTCAGCTGCTGTTGCGCCTTCCGCCACCGACGAGCTAAACTCCGGCtacagcagcagcagcggcagcgTGAGATCAACTTGTTGGCCTACCATGGGGCATGCCACGGGGCCGGCCCTGTCCCTACGGGTTCACTGCTTGACCTTC GCCTCCTCAGCGCCTTCAAACCCCCAGCCTACGAGGATGTGGTTCAACGCCCAGGCACACCACCACCTCCTTACACTGTGGTCCCAGGCTGCTCCTTGACTGCTTCCACTGAATGCCCCTGCTGCTCCTCCACCTCTAGCTGCCCTGCCCACCGTGAGGGAACAAACATGGAAGGTGTTGCCTCCCACCAGCATGCCCCTCATCAGGAGGGTGAGCCAGGGGTAGCGGTGAATTCTGCCTTCACACCCGCTTCCTGCCGCTATCGCCGCCTGACTGGTGACTCTGGCATCGAGCTCTGCCCCTGTCCTGACTCCAATGAACCAGTCAAGGAAGCGAGAGCTAGTGCCACCCTTCCAGATCTGGAGGACCACTCCCCTTGTGCCCTGCCCCCAGAGTCTGTACTCCAGGTCTCCCCTGTGGGGCTGGCTTCCAGTGAAGGGGACATCCCATAA
- the WBP1 gene encoding WW domain-binding protein 1 isoform X1 gives MARASSANGSEEAWGALRAPQQQLRELCPGVNNQPYLCESGHCCGETGCCTYYYELWWFWLLWTVLILFSCCCAFRHRRAKLRLQQQQRQREINLLAYHGACHGAGPVPTGSLLDLRLLSAFKPPAYEDVVQRPGTPPPPYTVVPGCSLTASTECPCCSSTSSCPAHREGTNMEGVASHQHAPHQEGEPGVAVNSAFTPASCRYRRLTGDSGIELCPCPDSNEPVKEARASATLPDLEDHSPCALPPESVLQVSPVGLASSEGDIP, from the exons CTTCGAGAGCTGTGTCCAGGAGTGAACAACCAGCCCTACCTCTGTGAGAGCGGTCACTGCTGTGGGGAGACCGGCTGCTGCACCTACTACTATGAGCTCTGGT GGTTCTGGCTGCTCTGGACTGTCCTCATCCTCTTCAGCTGCTGTTGCGCCTTCCGCCACCGACGAGCTAAACTCCGGCtacagcagcagcagcggcagcgTGAGATCAACTTGTTGGCCTACCATGGGGCATGCCACGGGGCCGGCCCTGTCCCTACGGGTTCACTGCTTGACCTTC GCCTCCTCAGCGCCTTCAAACCCCCAGCCTACGAGGATGTGGTTCAACGCCCAGGCACACCACCACCTCCTTACACTGTGGTCCCAGGCTGCTCCTTGACTGCTTCCACTGAATGCCCCTGCTGCTCCTCCACCTCTAGCTGCCCTGCCCACCGTGAGGGAACAAACATGGAAGGTGTTGCCTCCCACCAGCATGCCCCTCATCAGGAGGGTGAGCCAGGGGTAGCGGTGAATTCTGCCTTCACACCCGCTTCCTGCCGCTATCGCCGCCTGACTGGTGACTCTGGCATCGAGCTCTGCCCCTGTCCTGACTCCAATGAACCAGTCAAGGAAGCGAGAGCTAGTGCCACCCTTCCAGATCTGGAGGACCACTCCCCTTGTGCCCTGCCCCCAGAGTCTGTACTCCAGGTCTCCCCTGTGGGGCTGGCTTCCAGTGAAGGGGACATCCCATAA